A region from the Salicibibacter cibarius genome encodes:
- a CDS encoding YusW family protein: protein MKKFMIATGCVAAISLSAFGFSQFNASAGDDGQAPKDSGETSVQEEETTVQTDGENDWFETLPFKEFELDVEYGDREYEADYEYEGGDPEAEIEDERGDEETKISGDEALNELSDILPNAGINENSNEEEVKQAALEAFDLDSDYNELEIEIEFLNGEELEIEEG, encoded by the coding sequence ATGAAAAAATTTATGATTGCCACCGGCTGTGTCGCTGCTATCTCTCTGTCGGCCTTCGGATTTTCCCAATTTAATGCTAGCGCAGGGGATGATGGGCAAGCACCGAAAGACAGTGGTGAAACGTCGGTCCAAGAGGAAGAAACAACCGTGCAGACAGATGGCGAAAATGACTGGTTCGAAACTCTTCCATTTAAGGAGTTTGAGTTGGACGTAGAGTATGGTGATCGGGAATATGAAGCAGATTACGAATATGAAGGCGGCGATCCGGAAGCGGAAATTGAGGATGAGCGCGGGGATGAAGAAACGAAAATCAGCGGTGACGAGGCGTTGAACGAGCTTTCCGACATCCTGCCAAACGCGGGCATTAACGAAAACTCAAATGAGGAGGAAGTGAAGCAAGCTGCGCTTGAAGCGTTTGACTTAGATTCGGATTACAATGAACTGGAAATTGAAATCGAATTTTTGAACGGCGAGGAATTGGAGATTGAAGAAGGGTAA
- a CDS encoding sensor histidine kinase: protein MKLKTKLQVSAALALILFVAATNIFVYIFYENDSWASEISRVTNQAEATAEQLSAAIDDGSGLDGIIQANLPGNGMVRVINHQEDTIHTSTREQRFSEFPARFTNTQESRTLVTDDGERFVFIYKPIVWEDGNIVTLEVSEHLQGMEENMEVLRYILVAASFIVLIPAVLGGWVLGAIILRPINSLITTMKNIQEKGNLKPINNKRRSRDELQQLIEAFNEMVERLEREFEKQDQFVSDASHELRTPLTIIDGYATMLKRWGKTKPEVLDEAIEAITEEGGRMKHLAEQLLLLVRDGEHLQLDPEHFQLDTVVGKAARAMETASQREVYFSAETDTLFVHADLEKIKQVLYIILDNALKYSDKNIDVSVWQENRMAYVSITDYGAGISEADQKRIFDRFYRINKARSREDGGTGLGLSIAGKLMEAQGGRITLDSKISAYTTFTIEIPIGEGGKSQ, encoded by the coding sequence ATGAAATTAAAAACAAAATTGCAAGTATCAGCGGCACTGGCATTGATTTTATTTGTCGCCGCTACAAATATTTTCGTCTATATTTTTTATGAAAATGATAGTTGGGCTTCGGAAATATCGAGAGTCACCAACCAGGCGGAAGCGACGGCTGAACAGCTCAGCGCAGCGATCGACGACGGATCGGGATTAGACGGTATCATTCAAGCCAACCTTCCCGGAAACGGGATGGTGAGGGTCATCAATCACCAGGAAGATACGATTCATACCTCTACGAGAGAGCAGCGATTTTCAGAGTTTCCCGCACGCTTTACGAATACACAGGAATCGCGCACATTGGTCACCGATGATGGAGAGCGGTTTGTTTTCATTTATAAACCGATCGTTTGGGAAGATGGGAATATCGTCACTTTGGAAGTGTCGGAACACTTGCAAGGCATGGAAGAAAATATGGAAGTGCTCCGCTATATCCTAGTCGCGGCGTCGTTCATCGTGCTCATCCCTGCGGTCCTTGGAGGTTGGGTGTTAGGCGCTATCATCTTGCGTCCAATCAACAGCTTAATCACAACGATGAAAAACATACAGGAAAAGGGGAATTTAAAACCGATCAACAACAAACGGCGTTCCCGGGATGAACTTCAACAGCTGATCGAAGCGTTCAACGAAATGGTGGAGCGCTTGGAGCGGGAATTTGAAAAACAAGATCAATTTGTGTCCGATGCCTCGCATGAATTGCGCACACCGTTAACCATCATCGACGGCTACGCCACTATGCTGAAACGCTGGGGAAAAACAAAACCGGAAGTGTTGGATGAGGCGATTGAAGCGATCACCGAAGAAGGGGGACGGATGAAACATTTGGCCGAACAATTGCTGCTGCTTGTAAGAGACGGAGAACATCTTCAATTGGACCCCGAACATTTTCAGCTTGATACGGTTGTCGGGAAAGCGGCGCGAGCAATGGAAACCGCCTCGCAACGCGAGGTTTATTTTTCTGCCGAGACTGACACGCTTTTCGTCCATGCAGATCTGGAAAAAATAAAACAAGTGCTCTACATCATTCTTGATAACGCACTTAAATACAGCGACAAGAATATTGATGTTTCCGTTTGGCAAGAGAACCGCATGGCCTATGTATCCATCACCGATTACGGTGCCGGCATTTCCGAAGCGGACCAGAAACGTATTTTTGACCGCTTTTACAGAATCAATAAAGCCAGGTCCCGAGAAGACGGAGGCACGGGATTAGGGTTGTCGATTGCCGGTAAATTAATGGAAGCACAAGGCGGGCGAATCACATTGGACAGCAAAATCAGCGCGTATACGACATTTACCATTGAAATCCCGATTGGAGAAGGAGGAAAAAGCCAATGA
- a CDS encoding RDD family protein has translation MLFLGMFIPLITGSTIHETTKIVLFILIIAVAITLYLGKDSVKGKSLGKWLFGIEVRMGRNLKEFPEKKQVFIRNLILAILTIIEFAVLIFNKKTKRIGDMAGDTVVIAVKPGTASVLKGLLSLGLLIIMFNVLPMFIANQSAVNQFATNYIEQDETINEMTGGVEGFGSFPSISYSGGGNGGQYESFIDVEGENQDINVNIVLHREGAQPWDVVSIAYQENHEQDWTMIADAHEE, from the coding sequence ATGTTATTTTTGGGTATGTTCATTCCTTTGATTACTGGATCAACGATACATGAGACAACCAAAATAGTTCTTTTTATTCTCATTATAGCAGTTGCGATTACGTTATATCTTGGCAAAGATAGCGTAAAAGGAAAGAGTTTGGGGAAGTGGCTTTTTGGAATCGAAGTCAGGATGGGGCGGAATTTAAAGGAATTCCCGGAAAAAAAACAAGTATTTATTCGCAATCTGATACTCGCTATACTAACAATCATTGAATTTGCGGTGCTTATTTTTAATAAAAAAACAAAAAGAATTGGAGACATGGCTGGAGATACGGTTGTGATCGCTGTAAAACCGGGAACGGCTTCGGTTCTTAAAGGGCTATTATCATTGGGGTTGTTAATCATTATGTTCAATGTGTTGCCGATGTTTATCGCCAATCAAAGTGCTGTCAATCAATTTGCCACAAATTATATCGAACAGGATGAAACGATAAACGAAATGACGGGTGGTGTAGAAGGATTCGGATCTTTCCCGAGCATCAGTTATAGCGGTGGAGGAAACGGTGGCCAATATGAATCTTTTATTGATGTTGAAGGCGAGAATCAGGATATAAACGTGAATATTGTTCTACATAGAGAAGGGGCTCAACCGTGGGATGTCGTGTCTATTGCTTATCAAGAAAATCATGAGCAAGATTGGACAATGATTGCGGATGCGCATGAAGAATGA
- a CDS encoding PepSY domain-containing protein, with protein sequence MKKLLIISTGIVVFLLAVVGVTQLNAGTSSAQLAEGEIVEKVGNEYPGDVTNVDPLQHNGQPAYEVELANDQGVYALMIDAAEGEVMNLEIIEARTESGGESEEETNDEEEETESVDDELPVSAAEAVQIAANEVDGIIEEMELEIDDEGTYYEIEIESSSGDIDIDIDAYTGEILVFSYDD encoded by the coding sequence ATGAAAAAACTGCTTATTATAAGCACCGGCATTGTCGTTTTTTTGCTGGCAGTGGTTGGTGTGACACAGTTGAATGCCGGTACAAGCAGCGCGCAACTAGCGGAGGGTGAAATTGTGGAAAAAGTCGGCAATGAGTACCCTGGGGATGTAACGAATGTGGATCCCTTGCAGCATAACGGCCAACCCGCGTATGAAGTAGAACTTGCAAACGACCAAGGGGTCTACGCTCTTATGATCGATGCTGCCGAGGGAGAGGTGATGAACCTGGAGATCATTGAAGCTCGAACGGAGAGCGGCGGAGAAAGCGAGGAGGAAACGAATGACGAGGAAGAAGAAACAGAATCGGTGGATGATGAACTTCCGGTGAGTGCTGCCGAAGCCGTACAAATCGCTGCGAATGAAGTAGATGGGATCATTGAAGAAATGGAGCTCGAGATAGATGATGAAGGCACCTATTATGAAATTGAAATCGAGTCGAGCAGTGGAGACATCGATATAGACATTGATGCGTATACCGGAGAAATACTCGTTTTTTCGTATGATGATTAA
- a CDS encoding response regulator transcription factor, whose translation MARILIVEDEKRLGRLLTLELEYEGYSVEVQHDGQSGLEAALEGGWDLIILDVMLPSLSGMEILRRFRREDSLTPVMMLTARNEIPDKVSGLDLGANDYVSKPFENEELLARIRVQLREHKKGQPQKEILHFEDLTVNVKSREVQRNDEQIELTPREFDLLHHLIANQGHVLNREQLIQAVWGYDFIGDTNIVDVYIRYLRKKIDTDATPLIHTMRGVGYIMKRANR comes from the coding sequence TTGGCCAGAATATTGATTGTGGAAGATGAGAAGCGTTTAGGGCGGCTTTTGACGTTGGAGCTGGAGTATGAAGGGTATAGCGTCGAAGTGCAACACGACGGCCAGTCGGGGTTGGAAGCGGCTCTCGAAGGGGGCTGGGACCTCATTATACTCGATGTGATGCTGCCGTCATTGAGCGGTATGGAGATCCTAAGGCGTTTCCGTCGGGAAGATTCGTTGACACCGGTGATGATGCTGACGGCGAGAAATGAAATTCCCGATAAAGTGAGTGGCCTTGACCTCGGCGCGAATGATTACGTATCCAAGCCATTTGAAAACGAAGAGCTTTTGGCAAGGATTCGCGTGCAACTGCGCGAACATAAAAAAGGGCAGCCACAAAAAGAAATTCTACATTTTGAAGACTTGACGGTGAACGTCAAGAGCCGGGAAGTGCAAAGAAACGATGAACAGATCGAGCTGACACCGCGTGAATTCGATTTGCTCCATCATCTCATCGCCAATCAAGGCCACGTCTTGAACCGGGAGCAGCTCATTCAAGCGGTATGGGGCTATGATTTCATCGGCGACACCAACATTGTTGATGTCTATATCCGCTACCTGCGCAAAAAAATAGATACCGACGCTACGCCGTTAATTCATACCATGAGAGGCGTCGGCTATATCATGAAAAGGGCAAACCGATGA
- a CDS encoding RDD family protein, which produces MVFRGKRLLAGLIDFIIVTLLVNIPFPIFMETGLEGWFLVYLLIIFIGYGYILEGRNNQTVGKKVMGLKVVSSKTGKSEIFVWQLLIRNVFRPLDYIGFWGVIPITLFKRRLGEFLSLTEVRENPRVSSSKGGTKMNEKSEK; this is translated from the coding sequence ATGGTTTTTAGGGGAAAAAGGCTGTTAGCAGGATTGATTGACTTTATTATTGTAACACTTCTCGTAAATATACCGTTTCCAATATTTATGGAAACTGGTCTTGAAGGCTGGTTCCTTGTTTATTTGCTAATCATATTTATTGGTTACGGGTACATATTGGAAGGCAGAAACAATCAGACAGTTGGAAAAAAGGTTATGGGATTAAAAGTCGTTTCTTCAAAGACTGGAAAAAGTGAGATTTTCGTTTGGCAGTTGCTAATTCGAAACGTTTTTAGACCTCTGGATTATATTGGTTTTTGGGGAGTTATTCCTATTACTTTATTTAAACGCAGGCTTGGCGAATTTTTGTCTTTAACGGAAGTGCGAGAAAACCCAAGAGTTAGTTCCTCGAAAGGGGGCACGAAAATGAATGAAAAAAGTGAGAAATGA
- a CDS encoding DUF5362 family protein: MDPFEKHLKRIHVWGRVLGIIMIISGSLYALVGLPSFLIGAAPGVLMVIMGVFIFKTSTSAQKAMESKDIHVFAVLFDNYGRVLMIGSITAIVTIGLAVVFMAIFSLMILGSF, from the coding sequence ATGGATCCATTCGAAAAACATCTCAAGAGAATTCACGTGTGGGGAAGAGTGTTGGGCATTATCATGATAATAAGTGGTAGTTTATATGCTTTAGTGGGGCTGCCGAGTTTTTTAATCGGTGCCGCCCCGGGTGTACTCATGGTCATCATGGGCGTATTTATTTTCAAGACCTCGACATCGGCACAAAAGGCAATGGAAAGCAAGGATATTCACGTCTTTGCCGTGTTGTTCGACAATTATGGAAGAGTATTAATGATAGGCAGTATTACAGCGATCGTAACGATCGGTCTTGCCGTTGTATTTATGGCTATTTTTTCTTTAATGATACTGGGATCATTCTAG